In one window of Mytilus galloprovincialis chromosome 6, xbMytGall1.hap1.1, whole genome shotgun sequence DNA:
- the LOC143080067 gene encoding deoxynucleoside triphosphate triphosphohydrolase SAMHD1-like, whose amino-acid sequence MGKKRKSGSEGVSATKRKRSDVSLSESVKEEESQSSTSASLPVGEVYRTWTAEDVAMKLIEHSLYNAAKVFREEGISGKVLPMLNVQRLEKMGIIKMGERLEIMKVIMEITGIKDLDNPTIDTKIDVEEHKKKIFNDPVNGHTEVHPLCIKIIDTPQFQRLRDLKQSGTCYFVYPGATNNRFEHCIGVCYLAGQLARMLQKRQPELNITNKDILCVEIAGLCHDLGHGPFSHLFDSKFIPVVRPTSKWKHEDASVMMFDYLIKKHNLMGEFKKYDVIDQDITFIKEQIEGPKQNGEQTAGRKKEEKHIARLRENSVWPYHGRDESKGFLYEIVANKRNGIDVDKWDYFARDCYGLGIKNTFDHNRFMKFARVLEVEGEYQICSRDKEAETLYGMFQIRATLHRRAYQHRVCDAIEAMVTDAFIAADHKGIIPGKDGNLKKLSECIDDPEAYTNLSDSIFHVILLSVDKDLEKSRKILQRIMHRQLYACVGETTPTEGETYGKSSQIMSEIMSNIPTESKGKLLDDDLYVDLVYLDYGSKSQNPMTNVRFYNKRDVTKPVRIVKNQVSLMLPNVFSEQIVRLYCKKSDRESLKIASKCFKKWCDANNLFLQMKVQEEKLVKNE is encoded by the exons ATGGGCAAAAAACGGAAATCAGGATCCGAAGGAGTTTCTGCTACAAAGAGGAAGAGATCTGATGTCTCATTAAGTGAATCTGTGAAGGAAGAAGAATCACAGTCTTCAACATCCGCCAGTCTTCCTGTTGGAGAAGTATATAGAACATGGACAGCAGAAGATGTAGCCATGAAATTAATAGAACATTCTTTATATAATGCAGCCAAAGTATTCAGAG agGAAGGTATATCTGGAAAAGTGTTACCGATGTTAAATGTGCAACGACTTGAAAAAATGGGCATTAT CAAAATGGGGGAGAGATTAGAAATTATGAAAGTCATTATGGAAATCACAGGAATTAAAGATTTAGATAATCCAACCATAGATACTAAGATAGATGTAGAAGAACATAAGAAAAAG ATATTTAATGATCCCGTCAATGGACATACAGAAGTTCATCCACTTTGTATCAAAATAATAGATACTCCACAATTTCAGAGACTGAGGGATTTAAAACAATCCGGGACATGCTATTTTGTTTATCCTGGGGCAACTAACAATAGATTTGAACATTGTATTGG AGTATGTTATCTTGCTGGACAGCTAGCTCGTATGTTACAGAAGAGACAACCAGAACTGAATATaacaaataaagatattttgtgTGTAGAAATAGCGGGCCTGTGTCATGATTTAG GTCATGGACCATTTTCACATCTATTCGATTCTAAATTCATACCAGTAGTAAGACCCACTTCAAAATGGAAG CATGAAGATGCATCCGTAATGATGTTTGATTATTTGATCAAGAAACATAATCTTATGGGAGAATTTAAGAAGTATGACGTGATAGATCAAGATATCACATTCATCAAAGAACAGATTGAAGGCCCTAAACAAAATGGTGAACAAACTGCAGGTCGTaagaaagaagaaaaacataTTGCAAGACTTAGAGAAAATAGT GTTTGGCCATACCATGGTAGAGATGAAAGTAAAGGCTTTTTGTATGAG ATAGTAGCCAACAAACGGAATGGTATTGATGTTGATAAATGGGATTACTTTGCAAGGGACTGTTATGGTTTGggaataaaaaatacttttgacCACAACAGATTCATGAAGTTTGCAAGAGTTTTGGAAGTGGAAGGTGAATACCAGATCTGTTCCAGAGATAag GAAGCAGAAACACTATACGGTATGTTTCAAATACGAGCAACATTACATAGGAGAGCCTATCAGCATAGAGTTTGTGATGCTATAGAAGCCAT GGTAACAGATGCATTTATTGCCGCTGACCATAAAGGTATAATTCCAGGCAAAGACGG GAATTTGAAGAAGTTGTCTGAGTGTATTGACGATCCTGAAGCATACACAAATCTTTCCGACAGCATTTTTCATGTGATACTTTTGTCTGTTGATAAAGACCTTGAAAAGTCACGAAAAATATTACAAAGAATCATGCATCGACAATTGTATGCTTGTGTTGGAGAAACTACCCCAACTGAAGGCGAAACATAT GGGAAATCTTCACAAATCATGTCAGAAATAATGTCAAATATACCAACGGAGTCCAAAGGTAAACTACTGGATGATGACCTTTATGTTGAT TTAGTTTACCTTGATTACGGTAGTAAATCTCAAAACCCCATGACCAATGTCAGATTTTATAATAAACGAGATGTGACAAAACCAGTTCGTATTGTCAAAAATCAG GTATCACTGATGTTGCCTAATGTGTTTTCTGAGCAAATCGTTAGACTGTATTGCAAGAAGAGTGACAGAGAAAGTTTGAAAATAGCCAGCAAATGTTTTAAGAAATGGTGTGACGCTAATAACCTTTTCTTACA GATGAAAGTCCAAGAAGAAAAACTGGTTAAGAATGAATGA